CTGCGTGGTCAGATGAAATACAACGTGGCGATCCAGCCGGGCGACTTCGTGTATGTCGCACCGCCGCGGAGCCTGGGCTTCTACTACATGGGCGGTCACTTCGCCCGTGTCGGCGTGTACCAGTTCTCCGGCCAGAAGCTCACGATTACGCAGGCCACCATCGCGGCCGGCATGCTGGACCCCGTCGCGATCCCGCGACGCACCATGCTGGTTCGTTACGTCTCGACGCCGACCGGCGACTACAAGGTCCACGCCCGTATTGATCTGTCGAAGATTTTCGCGGGCACCGAGCCGGACATCTACCTGATGCCCAATGACGAGATCCGCGTCGGCACCAACGCCGGGGCACCGTTCGTCGCGGCCCTTCGGAACGCCTTCCGTATCACCTACGGTTTCGGCTTCCTCTACGACCGCAACTACGCTGCTCCCGACCCGTTCGACGATCCCGATTTCAGCAGCTAATCGGGTTGTCAGGAAAGCCCCTCGCCCCGGACAGGCGCGGTCGAGCCTGTCCGGGGTGTTGGCGTTTAAAGGCGTCGTGTCAAAGTGCCGTGTCGTGGCGCTAATCCGGCGCGAAACTCCAAACTCCGCAGCTTGCCGGGCGTAGAGACTGCTTAGAATGTACGTTGACGAGGTCTGACGCTCGGTCAGGTCAAGTCGGAACCGTCGTTGCCCGAACCTGTTAGAAGATGCCGGGCCTTACCCACATGCCGCCGTTGGGAAATCACTTCGGAGGGGCTTTTTCGTGACAAGTCTGAGCACATCCAAACCGATCACCGCCAAGCCCACATCGGCCGATAACGCCGGCCCGTTGGGCCTGTCGGTCACCACGTGGGTGCAGATCGGAATCATCCTCGCGCTCTTCGCGGCGGTGTTCTACCCCAATCTCACCCGGCTCTGGCTCAAGACCGCACCGATGATCGGTTCGCCCAACTGGAGCCACTCGGTCGCCGTTCCGATCATCGGCCTTTACTACCTGTTCATGCGCCGCGAGGACCTCCTCGTCGCACCGGTCAAACCGCTGCTCGGGCTCGACTTCACTAAAAGCCGGTTCATCGGCGGCGGGGTCGTCATCGCGCTGGGCCTCGTCGGTTGGCTGCTGGGCCCGGTGCTTCTTGGCGACATGCAGGTGGGCTTGTTCAACGTCGGTAACATCGCGGAGACCGCGGGTCTTGGCCTCGCCGGTTTCGGTGTTCTGGTGTTGATGCTTGATTGGGGGCTGGCCTCGCTCATCGGCGGGCTGGTGCTCTCGGCTCTTGCCATTTGGCGAATCCAGAACGACTACATCTGGGACATCGCGATGATCCTCGCGCTCTTCGGTGTCGTCCTCACACTCACCGGTTGGGCCGTCACGAAATACTGCCTGTTCCCGATCGCGTTCCTGATCTGCGCAATCCCCTGGCCGCCAATCGTCTATAGCCAGATCGCGACGCCGTTGCAGTTCCTGGCGGCCAACGCGGCGGTCGTGGTGCTGAACCTCACCGGTGTCGCCGCGGTCGTGGAGGGCACGGTGATCAACATCCCGATGGACAACGGCCAGATCGAGCCGCTCAACGTCGCCGAAGCTTGTGCTGGGATGCGCTCGCTGATGACATTCATCACGGTCGGCGCGGCCGTCGGCTTCCTCTCGGACCGCCCGCTCTGGCAGAAGTGGATCATCACGCTCAGCGCGATCCCGATCGCGATCTTCTGCAACATGCTGCGGGTCAGCGGCATGGGTGTGTTGTATCACTACGTCAGCCGGGACTACGCGACCGGGTTTGCCCATTCGTTCGTGGGACTCGTGTTGTTGGTGCCGGCGTTCTTCATGATCCTCGGCGTGGCGTGGCTCACCGACCGCCTCATCATCGAAGAAGCCGACGACGAAGAGTCGCCCGATGAGCCCGCGCAGACGACCAAGCCCGCCACGGCGTAGTGGAAAGAAAATGCCATGAGTGACCCCAATCCCAATCACGCGAAGTCAGGCCTGTTCAGGCCGTCGTTTATTGTCGTCGCCTCGATCCTGCTGGTCTCGGCACTATCGCTGACGGCCGTGGTGCAGGCGCTGGAACTGCACTTCAAGAAAGAGCCCGTGTCGTTGGAGAGGCCGCTGCAGTTGGCGGTGCCGCGCGAGTTCGGGCCCTGGGTCTTGGCGTCGGTCGACGTGCCGATGGGGGCGGACATCGAGGAGGCGATGGGCACCGATGAGTACCTGACCCGCTTCTATCTGAACCGTGAGATCGCCGGCGATCTGATCCCCGACAATATCGCCGAGCTGACGTCCGACCAACTCGCCCCGATCGTCAACCGGGTCGTCCGTGACAAGCCCGAAGCAGCGGTGAAGCTGCACATGGCTTACTACACCGGCTCGGTCGACACCGTGCCGCACGTCCCCGACCGCTGCATGGTGGCCGGCGGGTTCGCCCCGGTGAACCCGCGGACCGCCGAGTGGAACGTGCTGCCGACCGACGACGGCTTCGCGCCGACCAAGCTGCGTTTCGTCGAGTTCCGCGACGAGGCCATCACGAAAGACGGTCCGGCTTACAACGTCGCCTACTTCTTTCAGGTCAACGGCGAGTACGAGCATGACCCGATCACCGGCGTACGGGCCAAGCTGATGAGCCTCACCGACACGCACGCCTATTTCTGCAAGATCGAACTTCTGTGCATCAGCCCCGATTCGGTCGCGGCCGAGGCAGCGATGGAGAACTTCCTCCAGCACGCCATGCCCAGCCTCGAAGAAGTGCTTCCCGATTGGGATCGCATCGTCAACGAGAAGCCGACCGACGAAATCAAGCCCGACGAATCAAAGCCGACGGCTGACACGATCGCCGCCGCCGACTAATTCCTTTCGCAGTTCGACCCCCACGCATCGCTCCATCATCATGGCCAAGAAACGCGTCAACAAGTCCATCCTGACCGCCGTCGTTGTCGGCTTCATCGTCATCGTCGGCGGTGGTGCGGTTGCTTACTGGGCCACGCAATCCGTGGATGTGGGTGAAGCGATGGCCGCGGGTGATGCGGCGTACGAGGCCGGCGACTA
The Planctomycetota bacterium DNA segment above includes these coding regions:
- a CDS encoding exosortase/archaeosortase family protein; translated protein: MTSLSTSKPITAKPTSADNAGPLGLSVTTWVQIGIILALFAAVFYPNLTRLWLKTAPMIGSPNWSHSVAVPIIGLYYLFMRREDLLVAPVKPLLGLDFTKSRFIGGGVVIALGLVGWLLGPVLLGDMQVGLFNVGNIAETAGLGLAGFGVLVLMLDWGLASLIGGLVLSALAIWRIQNDYIWDIAMILALFGVVLTLTGWAVTKYCLFPIAFLICAIPWPPIVYSQIATPLQFLAANAAVVVLNLTGVAAVVEGTVINIPMDNGQIEPLNVAEACAGMRSLMTFITVGAAVGFLSDRPLWQKWIITLSAIPIAIFCNMLRVSGMGVLYHYVSRDYATGFAHSFVGLVLLVPAFFMILGVAWLTDRLIIEEADDEESPDEPAQTTKPATA
- a CDS encoding exosortase-associated EpsI family protein, which produces MSDPNPNHAKSGLFRPSFIVVASILLVSALSLTAVVQALELHFKKEPVSLERPLQLAVPREFGPWVLASVDVPMGADIEEAMGTDEYLTRFYLNREIAGDLIPDNIAELTSDQLAPIVNRVVRDKPEAAVKLHMAYYTGSVDTVPHVPDRCMVAGGFAPVNPRTAEWNVLPTDDGFAPTKLRFVEFRDEAITKDGPAYNVAYFFQVNGEYEHDPITGVRAKLMSLTDTHAYFCKIELLCISPDSVAAEAAMENFLQHAMPSLEEVLPDWDRIVNEKPTDEIKPDESKPTADTIAAAD